The DNA window AGCCTTTATGAAAAAGCGGACTTTATTGCCAAATTGAAGCGGGGCAACAGCTTTCTGACTCGGGTCATGGAACAGCCAAAAATACTGATCAAGGACGGTGAGTATGGCGTTGAAAAATTTGGACAACTTAGTCAAGACCAATCAACTTAAGAAAGAGCCCGCCGACAAGGATGAATTCGAAGGCCTGGTGGCGTCGGCAAAGCGGCGTTTGCAAGACGCCAGGCTAGAGGGTTTGTCTGACGAGGGGCGGTTTTCATTGGCTTATGGCGCTGCCCATTCTGTGTCAGTCGCTGCAATGCGCTGGCATGGATATCGGTCGGATAATCGCTATTTGGTTTTCCAGTGTTTAGAGCACACCGTTGGCCTGGATAGGGTCAAATGGCGGGTTTTGGACAAATGCCACAATGCGCGCAATCTTGCCGAGTATGAAGGCCATCTGGAAATATCCACTCAGCTGTTGAGAGAGCTAATAGATATTGCCGATGAAATTGTCCGTTTGGTCGAATCGTTAGGGCCGGTTCAAAGTTAGTCGAAAAATTTTGATTCGGAAAAGGGCTCTGGCCCGAATCGAACAGACGTTAGACAAATATCGCCCAGATTGTCGTTCCCGCGAAGGCGCACTACTGTCTGGAACACTTCCATCCCTCGTCATGCCGGCCCCGAGCCGGCATCCATAGCCCCAGCTACGTTAGCAACATACTGTATACCGCGCGTTCGCGGATATGACAGGCTTAAGTAAGTACCATTCGGCACTGCCCCCTTTAATTCCCCCTGCGTTAATGGCACTCGACGAGCGTGCCATCCAGCGGTATGGTTTGCGGCAACTGTGAACTGGGTTATCGGAGATTTAGCGTGTCGGTCGGAAAAATTATTATCGTATTGTGCGCCGCACTTGTGGCGGTCTTTTTCTACAAGCGTTCCGGAGAGTCCCGGGAGGCATCTGCGGCGAATGTTGAGGCTGCGATCGCCTTTCTGGCAGAAAATCGGCAGAAGGACGGCGTGGTGACCACGCCCTCCGGACTTCAGTTTGAAATACTGCAACCCGGTACTGGAACGCGCAAGCCCGTAGCCTCCGACACGGTAAAGGTGCACTACCAAGGCAGTCTGATGAACGGCACGGTCTTCGATAGCTCGATTCAACGGGGGGAGCCCATCGAGTTTGGTTTGAATCGGGTGATCAGTGGCTGGACAGAGGGCCTGCAATTGATGACGGTGGGTGAAAAGCGCCGCCTCTTTATTCCCCCTGAGCTGGGTTATGGCAACCGGAGAGCAGGGTCGATTCCGCCGGGCTCGTTGCTGATATTTGAGGTTGAGTTATTGGCTATTAATGGTGAGGCTGGATAGTCGTTTGCGATTAAGGAGTGTGTCTTTGCTAACCGTGGATGGAATTCTTGGGACAGTTTTTTGATTTTTCACCGGATGCATTTAGTACAGTCCACGGAGTTTTAGTTTGGACGGGTGTAAAATTTAAGACCTGACCCTCGTCGCCTTTTAGCTTATGCTTAAGTAAGTGCCATTCAGACCTGACCCGAATGGCATGAGGCCTGACCCCCGTCGCCTTGCGAATTAAGTAAACTGCTCCCGAATTCCGCAATATCTTTTAGTTTAACAACATGGTTTGTTGTCCAAATGCTGAATTAGCATATCGCTAATTTTTTGCCATTCTTGAGAATTCTTTTCTTTCATTCGCCTGAAAGCCGCCTTTTTAAACTCTCTCCTGTCGATGTTTACGTTATATTTTTTGCAGATTTCATTAATAAGTTCTTTTCCGCTGCATTCGTCTTGCCATGACAAAATCCAGTCTTCGGTCAGTTCGCGCTTTATTTTGGAGGCATTGGTAATAAAATTTTCTTTCCAGTTTTCAGTTAATGATTTTTGAGTTTCAAGTACTAAAGTTTGGAGTTTTTCAAACATTCTTGATGATGTTTCTGCAATGTTTTCGCGAAAGTCATCCTTTTTTAGTGCCGGAGTGTCTGGTCGCATTTTCGAATATGCGGCGGTTATTGCAAGTCGGTCGATCTGCGAATTTGCTAACGCTTTTATATCCGTTTGGAAGGTTCCTCTATCTGGTAAAGCTGCGTTCGATTCACTTTTTATTGTGTCGTAGAGTATCTGAGGGCTGAGTAGGTAATTTTCTAAGCAGTATCTATCCCATTGTATGACCTTGACTAGTTTTGTGCTTTGTAGCGATGTCGGCTTTCTATCTCGATCAAAAATGAAACAATGGAGGCGGTCTAGTTTACCTTCAGTCTCGGACTTCTGAAGATTCCTTACCTCTATCTCTACGGTATTTCTGCCTCCTAGTGAATTTATTTGACACCGATCTCCCAGAATCCCTCTGAAGCAGTCCTCTAGAATTTCCTTGTCGTCATCGCCTTCAACGAAAATCCTGGATTCATAGAAAAAAGACTCTGCGGGACTAACTCCTAGTCGTCCCAAGGCGCTGTACATTTCATCAAAATCGCCCTTATATATTGGTGTAACGTTAGTCGCTGACTTTAAATGGTGTATATCGCAGTCATCTCTTTCATAGGCATTGTTTAAGATGTCTGCAGAGTGAGTGCATATGATTGATTGTAAGTTGTTGGCTTTGACACATTCGTCTATCAGGAAGTCGAGTAGTCGGCGGCAGACGCTGGGGTTTAGGTGCAGTTCTGGCTCATCTATCAGCAGTATTCCGCCGGGCGATAGTGTGCGTCGTATCATTAGGAATGTTAATATAAGTCCCTTTTCCCCGCTGCTAAGGCTGTCTATATCTATTGGCTTGTCGCTTCCAGCTTCTAATATTTTTACTCGAAAGTTTCCAGACTTTCCGATTTCTACGCCACCAAATTTTTTCCCTGGGAGTACTCTCTCAAAAATTAATTCGAAATCATTTTCTATTTTTTGACGAAACAGTGTCGAGGTCGCGATGTTGTTTTTGAGCCGCTGATATTTTATCTGTGGTTCTGCTATGTGTGACTTGATTTGGTTGTCTGCATCGCCAGATCCTATTTGTATAGCTGCCTCTCCCGAAGGTAGTGCTCTGTCTGCTGAAAAGTATGTGAACTTTGCTTGGCTGGTTGGCAATGATCTTTCCAGAAATCCACAGGTCACCTGCGCTATTGCGTCTGAGCCTCGTAATTGGCCGGACTGAAGTATTTCTAGGTAAAGTTTGAGAGGTTGATCTTCGCTCAAACTCGCTACATACGAGCGTACCCTTGATTGAGCTTCGTCTAAGTTGGCGCGGCCCTCATCAGACGATAGGTACTGTGCTAGGGAGGACTGGTCATTGAGCCCTTGTGACCCTAGCTTACCTCTCAAATATTCAATTGCCAGCTGGGGTAGATTTCCATTGATAAGTGCAATTTCTGCATTGCTAAGCAAAATGTCGAGGTTAATTGAAACATTTGATTTGATGTTGCCTGCAACTGCTGAAAAGTCGAAGTAATTACTTCGATACATCATTTGATTTGGATTTTGAGATGCTCCCAACGAGTGGAGGACTGATTGGCCTTCGCTTGGAAAGCGTGGCATTAAAATTGATCTATTTAGTCTGATTGCTTCCAAGACGGTTGATTTGCCTACTGCATTTGGCCCTGCAATAAGTGCAGTGCACTCTTGGAAGTTAAGCTCGATATTCCGAAGCCCCCGAAAGTTAATAATTTCGCAACGAATAATCTTCATTAAAGTACATTGATGACGGTATATGTGAGATAGGCTAAAGCCAAGCTTCTGCTTGGCTTTATAGACGTTGGATTCATTTCTACCAACTCAACGCCCCACCCGTCTGATACTCAATCACCCGAGTCTCAAAGAAATTCTTCTCCTTACGCAAATCCATAATCTCGCTCATCCACGGGAAGGGGTTTTGCGCGCCGGGGAATTGTTCTTTCAGGCCGAGCTGGTTCAGGCGGCGGTTGGCGATGAAGTGCAGGTATTCCTCCATCATGGCGGCGTTCATGCCGAGTACGCCTCTTGGCATAGAGTCTTTGGCGTATTCGATTTCCAGTTGGGTGCCTTCCACAATCATCTGGCTGACTTCTTCCTGGAACTGGGCGCTCCACAGGTGGGGGTTTTCCAGTTTGATCTGGTTGATCATGTCGATGCCAAAGTTCAGGTGCATGGACTCGTCCCGCAGAATGTACTGGAACTGCTCGGCAACACCGGTCATTTTGTTGCGGCGGCCCATGCTTAGGATCTGGGTGAAGCCGCAGTAGAAGAAGATGCCTTCGGTGACGCCGTAGAAACCGATCAGGTTACGCAGCAGTTCTTGATCTGCCTCGGGGGTGCCGGTTTTGAAGTTGGGGTCGCCCAGGGCTTGGGTGTGCTTGAGGCTCCAGGCCGCTTTTTTGGCGATGGAGGGCAGCTCCCGGTACATGTTGAACACTTCGGCCTCGTCCATGCCCAGTGACTCTACGCAGTATTGGTAGGCGTGGGTGTGGATGGCTTCTTCAAAGGCCTGGCGCAGCAGGTACTGGCGGCATTCGGGGTTGGTGATGTGGCGGTACACGGCCAGCACCAGGTTGTTGGCCACCAGGGAGTCGGCGGTGGAGAAGTAGCCCAGTGAGCGCATGACGATGCGGCGTTCGTCCTCGGTCAGCGCGTCCTGGCTTTTCCAGCAGGCGATATCGGCGGTCATGTTTACTTCCTGGGGCATCCAGTGGTTGGCACAGCCGTCCAGGTATTTCTGCCAGGCCCAGTCGTATTTGAAGGGCACCAGTTGGTTGAGGTCCAGGTGGCAGTTGATGATGCGCTTGTCTTCTACCCGCAGGCGGGCGGCGCCCATTTCCAGTTCTTCCAGGCCGGCGGCCACGTCCAGGTTTTCCAGTGACGCGTTGGCCTTGTCGACTACTGAGCCGCTGGCTTGGGGCTGGGCCGGCGGGTTTTGGCTTGCTACGGCCGGTTTGGGCGCGGCGGGGGCAGCGGCCTGCGGTGCAGGTGCTTCGGGGGCTGCTTCGGCTGTGGGTGCTTGTTTTGCGGGTGCACTTGCTTTTGAAGGTGCACTTGTCTTTGAAGGTGCAATGGGTTCTTCGTTATCAAAATCGTCCCAGCTCAGCATTTTTGACTCACCTCAATTTTCACTTTGCTGTCAGTGCCGGGCTGGGTTTGCCCGGTCTCTGACTTGGTACACAGATAAGTGCGGGAGCGCCGACGAATCGACAGGTCCCGCCGCTTCTTACACTTACTGGCAGGCTTCACAATCTGGATCATCCAGTGAGCAGGCCTTGGGCACCTCGGCGGGGCCCGCTTCCATGGCAGGGGCGGCCTGGGCCGATACCTTGTTCATGGAGCCTTGGTTAACGGTGGATTTCTCGGTGGAGCTGGCGGCCAGCGCACGGAGGTAGTAGGTGGTTTTCAAGCCACGGAACCAGGCCATGCGGTAGGTGATGTCCAGCTTTTTGCCCGAGGCGCCAGCAATGTAAAGGTTCAGGGACTGGGCCTGATCAATCCATTTTTGGCGGCGGCTGGCGGCGTCTACCAGCCAGCGGGGTTCCACCTCAAAGGCGGTGGCGTAGAGGGCTTTGAGATCGTCGGGAATGCGGTCGATCTTCTGCACGCTGCCTTCGTAGTATTTCAGGTCGTTAACCATCACTGCGTCCCACAGGCCCCGGGCTTTCAGGTCTTTAACCAGGTAGGGGTTAACGACTGTGAACTCGCCAGACAGGTTCGATTTCACGTACAGGTTCTGGTACGTGGGCTCGATGGACTGCGACACACCGGTGATGTTAGCAATGGTGGCGGTGGGGGCAATGGCCATTACGTTGGAGTTGCGCATGCCCTGGGTTTTGACGGTTTCGCGCAGGCTGTCCCAGTCCAGGGTCTGGCTTTCGTCTACTTCAATGTATTCAGCGCCGCGCTCTTCCTTCAGCATTTTGATGGAGTCCAGCGGTAGTACGCCTTTGCTCCACAGTGAGCCCTGGAAGCTTGCGTAGCTGCCGCGCTCAACTGCCAGGTCGCTGGAAGCTTTGATGGCGTAGTAGCTGATGGCTTCCATAGAGGTGTCGGCAAACTGCACTGCCGCATCCGATGAGTAGGCAATATGCTGCTTGTACAGCGCGTCCTGGAAGCCCATCAGGCCGAGGCCCACGGGGCGGTGCTTGAAGTTGGAGTTTTGGGCCTGGGGCACGCTGTAGTAGTTGATGTCGATAACGTTATCGAGCATCCGCACGGCGGTTTTTACTGTGCCCTCGAGCTTGGCCATGTCCAGCTTGGGCTCTCCATCCTGGGTATGAACAATGTGCTGGGCCAGGTTGACTGAGCCCAGGTTACAGACGGCGATCTCGTCCTTATTGGTGTTCAAGGTGATCTCGGTGCACAGGTTGGAGCTGTGCACTACGCCAACATGCTGCTGGGGGCTGCGCAGGTTGCAGGGATCTTTAAAGGTGATCCAGGGGTGGCCGGTTTCAAACAGCATGGACAGAATCTTGCGCCACAGGTCGGCCGCTTTAACGCGCTTGAACAGCTTCAGCTCGCCGCTGCGGGTCATGGCTTCATAGTGGTTGTAACGCTCTTCAAAGGCGCGGCCTACCAGGTCGTGGAGGTCGGGCACATTGTTGGGCGAGAACAGGGTCCACTCGCCGTCCTGGAAGACCCGCTTCATAAACAGGTCGGGAATCCAGTTGGCGGTGTTCATGTCGTGGGTACGACGGCGGTCGTCACCGGTGTTCTTGCGCAGCTCGAGGAATTCCTCGATGTCCATGTGCCAGGTTTCCAGGTAGGCACAGACTGCGCCCTTGCGCTTGCCGCCCTGGTTAACGGCAACAGCGGTGTCGTTAACCACTTTCAGGAAGGGCACCACGCCTTGCGACTTGCCGTTAGTGCCTTTGATGTAGGCACCCAGACCGCGAACCGGGGTCCAGTCGT is part of the Spongiibacter taiwanensis genome and encodes:
- a CDS encoding FKBP-type peptidyl-prolyl cis-trans isomerase yields the protein MSVGKIIIVLCAALVAVFFYKRSGESREASAANVEAAIAFLAENRQKDGVVTTPSGLQFEILQPGTGTRKPVASDTVKVHYQGSLMNGTVFDSSIQRGEPIEFGLNRVISGWTEGLQLMTVGEKRRLFIPPELGYGNRRAGSIPPGSLLIFEVELLAINGEAG
- a CDS encoding AAA family ATPase, with amino-acid sequence MKIIRCEIINFRGLRNIELNFQECTALIAGPNAVGKSTVLEAIRLNRSILMPRFPSEGQSVLHSLGASQNPNQMMYRSNYFDFSAVAGNIKSNVSINLDILLSNAEIALINGNLPQLAIEYLRGKLGSQGLNDQSSLAQYLSSDEGRANLDEAQSRVRSYVASLSEDQPLKLYLEILQSGQLRGSDAIAQVTCGFLERSLPTSQAKFTYFSADRALPSGEAAIQIGSGDADNQIKSHIAEPQIKYQRLKNNIATSTLFRQKIENDFELIFERVLPGKKFGGVEIGKSGNFRVKILEAGSDKPIDIDSLSSGEKGLILTFLMIRRTLSPGGILLIDEPELHLNPSVCRRLLDFLIDECVKANNLQSIICTHSADILNNAYERDDCDIHHLKSATNVTPIYKGDFDEMYSALGRLGVSPAESFFYESRIFVEGDDDKEILEDCFRGILGDRCQINSLGGRNTVEIEVRNLQKSETEGKLDRLHCFIFDRDRKPTSLQSTKLVKVIQWDRYCLENYLLSPQILYDTIKSESNAALPDRGTFQTDIKALANSQIDRLAITAAYSKMRPDTPALKKDDFRENIAETSSRMFEKLQTLVLETQKSLTENWKENFITNASKIKRELTEDWILSWQDECSGKELINEICKKYNVNIDRREFKKAAFRRMKEKNSQEWQKISDMLIQHLDNKPCC
- a CDS encoding ribonucleotide-diphosphate reductase subunit beta, whose protein sequence is MLSWDDFDNEEPIAPSKTSAPSKASAPAKQAPTAEAAPEAPAPQAAAPAAPKPAVASQNPPAQPQASGSVVDKANASLENLDVAAGLEELEMGAARLRVEDKRIINCHLDLNQLVPFKYDWAWQKYLDGCANHWMPQEVNMTADIACWKSQDALTEDERRIVMRSLGYFSTADSLVANNLVLAVYRHITNPECRQYLLRQAFEEAIHTHAYQYCVESLGMDEAEVFNMYRELPSIAKKAAWSLKHTQALGDPNFKTGTPEADQELLRNLIGFYGVTEGIFFYCGFTQILSMGRRNKMTGVAEQFQYILRDESMHLNFGIDMINQIKLENPHLWSAQFQEEVSQMIVEGTQLEIEYAKDSMPRGVLGMNAAMMEEYLHFIANRRLNQLGLKEQFPGAQNPFPWMSEIMDLRKEKNFFETRVIEYQTGGALSW
- a CDS encoding ribonucleoside-diphosphate reductase subunit alpha — encoded protein: MQTYQDTASSTASTPPQPNKEEQLSATAPGQLRVIKRNGSVVSYTDDKISVAITKAFLAVEGGNAAASTRIHETVAKLTDMVSATFKRRMPSGGTIHIEEIQDQVELALMRSGEHKIARAYVLYRAARAEERARQQPQADKTHPSINVKLADGSETPLDLGRLEFIVAEACEGLTDVSAEAVLNEALKNLYNGVPEKEVNTSLVITARAMVEKEHNYSLVTARLLLDKLRAEALSFLGVADSATQHDMTVYYPKALPVYLEKGIELELLSPELRDFNLAELGAAIKPERDHQFHYLGLQTLYDRYFIHSNEVRIELPQIFFMRVAMGLATREENKTERAIEFYDLLSSFDYMSSTPTLFNAGTLRPQLSSCYLTTVPDDLHGIYGAIQDNAMLSKFAGGLGNDWTPVRGLGAYIKGTNGKSQGVVPFLKVVNDTAVAVNQGGKRKGAVCAYLETWHMDIEEFLELRKNTGDDRRRTHDMNTANWIPDLFMKRVFQDGEWTLFSPNNVPDLHDLVGRAFEERYNHYEAMTRSGELKLFKRVKAADLWRKILSMLFETGHPWITFKDPCNLRSPQQHVGVVHSSNLCTEITLNTNKDEIAVCNLGSVNLAQHIVHTQDGEPKLDMAKLEGTVKTAVRMLDNVIDINYYSVPQAQNSNFKHRPVGLGLMGFQDALYKQHIAYSSDAAVQFADTSMEAISYYAIKASSDLAVERGSYASFQGSLWSKGVLPLDSIKMLKEERGAEYIEVDESQTLDWDSLRETVKTQGMRNSNVMAIAPTATIANITGVSQSIEPTYQNLYVKSNLSGEFTVVNPYLVKDLKARGLWDAVMVNDLKYYEGSVQKIDRIPDDLKALYATAFEVEPRWLVDAASRRQKWIDQAQSLNLYIAGASGKKLDITYRMAWFRGLKTTYYLRALAASSTEKSTVNQGSMNKVSAQAAPAMEAGPAEVPKACSLDDPDCEACQ